The nucleotide sequence AACGAACGCTCGTACGCGCCGACCATCGGCGGCCTCGCCAACCATCTGGCGACCCTGCGGACCACCGACGGCTACGAGCGCTTCCTGGCCCGCGGCAAGGACCTCCTCGGCCGTACCCCGGTCGTCGGCAAGCCCCTGTACGAGACGCTGCACGGCGCCAAGAAGGGCCTCAAGGACTTCATCGCCCCGCAGGGCATGTTCGAGGACCTCGGCCTGAAGTACGTCGGCCCCATCGACGGCCACGACATCGAGGCCCTGGAGTCGGCGCTGCTGCGCGCCAAGCGCTTCGGCGGCCCGGTCATCGTGCACTGCATCACGGAGAAGGGCCGCGGCTACAAGCCCGCCGAGCAGGACGAGGCCGACCGCTTCCACGGCATCGGCCCCATCCACCCCGACACCGGACTGCCCATCGCCGCCGCCGGCATGGACTGGACCTCGGTCTTCGGCGAGGAGATGGTCAAACTCGGGCACGAGCGCGCCGACATCGTCGCGATCACCGCGGCCATGCTCCAGCCGCTCGGCCTGGAGAAGTTCGCCAAGGCGTTCCCCGACCGGGTGTACGACGTCGGCATCGCCGAGCAGCACGGCGCCGTGTCGGCGGCCGGCCTGGCCACCGGCGGGCTCCACCCCGTCTTCGCCGTCTACGCGACCTTCCTCAACCGCGCCTTCGACCAGGTGCTGATGGATGTCGCCCTGCACCGCTGCGGTGTGACGTTCGTCCTCGACCGGGCCGGCATCACCGGCACCGACGGCGCCTCGCACAACGGCATGTGGGACATGTCGATCCTCCAGTGCGTGCCGGGGCTGCGAATCGCCGCCCCGCGCGACGCCGACCAGGTGCGCGCCCAGCTCCGCGAGGCGGTCCAGGTCGAGGACGCGCCGACCGTGGTGCGGTACTCGAAGGGCGCCGTCGGCCCGGCCGTCTCGGCCGTCGGCCGGATCGGCGGCATGGACGTCCTGCGCAGGCCCGAGGGCGAGGCGGCCGACGTGCTGCTGGTCTCCGTCGGCGCGCTGGCGCCGATGTGCCTGGAGATCGCCGCGCTCCTCGACAAGCAGGGGATCTCGACCACGGTCGTCGACCCGCGCTGGGTCAAGCCCGTGGACGAGGCGCTGCCGCCGCTCGCCGAACAGCACCGGGTCGTCGTCACCGTCGAGGACAACAGCAGGGTCGGCGGTGTCGGCTCCGCCGTCGCCCAGGCGCTGCGCGACGCCGGGGTCGACGTACCGCTGCGGGACTTCGGCATCCCGCCGCGCTTCCTCGACCACGCGGCGCGCAAGGAGGTCATGGCCGAGATCGGTCTGACGGCGCCGGACATCGCCCGTCAGGTCACCGGGCTCGTCGCCAGGATCGACGGCCGGCTCGCCGACGCGCCCGCCGAGGCCGCCCGCGACTGACGGTCGTCCGCGGACACGAACCCCGGGCCTGCCGGATCCCCTTGCGTAGTCAGATCGTAAGGGTGGTCCGGCAGGCCCATCCGTGTGAAGGGCGACGATACGGGTAGCCGGGTGCGCAAGGTCTCTCGATCATGATCGGTAACCATGCGCTCGGAGGTACGCCGGTGACTAGCCAGCAGGACACGGAACCAGCCAAGAACGGTATGTTCCGCACGAAATCGGTCGAGCAGTCGATTGAGGACACCAAAGATCCTGAATACGCGCTCAAGAAGTCGCTGACCGCCCTCGACCTGACGGTCTTCGGCGTAGGCGTCATCATCGGAACCGGCATCTTCGTCCTGACCGGCAAAGTGGCCAAGGAGAACGCGGGTCCGTCCACGGCGCTCGCCTTCGTCGTCGCCGGCGTCGTCTGCGGCCTCGCCGCGCTCTGCTACGCGGAGTTCGCCTCGACGGTGCCGGTCGCCGGATCCGCCTACACCTTCTCCTACGCCTCACTCGGCGAACTGCCCGCCTGGATCATCGGCTGGGACCTCGTCCTCGAACTCGCCCTGGGCTGTGCGGTGGTGGCGGTCGGCTGGTCCGGCTACATCCGCTCACTGCTCGACACGGCGGGCTTCCATCTGCCCGCAGGCCTGTCCGGCACCCACGGCGGGCATTTCGGCTTCGACATCCTCGCCGTGCTGCTCGTGCTCGTGCTGACCGGCATCCTCGTCGTCGGGATGAAGCTGTCCTCGCGCGTCACGAACGTCATCGTCGCGGTCAAGGTCACCGTCGTCCTGATCGTCATCATCGTCGGCGCCTTCCT is from Streptomyces sp. NBC_00370 and encodes:
- the dxs gene encoding 1-deoxy-D-xylulose-5-phosphate synthase, producing MPLLTHIKGPRDLDRLGPEQLDQLAGEIRSFLVDAVSKTGGHLGPNLGVVELTIALHRVYDSPRDRVLFDTGHQSYVHKLLTGRQDFSKLKSKGGLSGYPSRAESDHDVIENSHASTVLGWADGLAKANEVLKKDDHVVAVIGDGALTGGMAWEALNNIAAAKDRPLVIVVNDNERSYAPTIGGLANHLATLRTTDGYERFLARGKDLLGRTPVVGKPLYETLHGAKKGLKDFIAPQGMFEDLGLKYVGPIDGHDIEALESALLRAKRFGGPVIVHCITEKGRGYKPAEQDEADRFHGIGPIHPDTGLPIAAAGMDWTSVFGEEMVKLGHERADIVAITAAMLQPLGLEKFAKAFPDRVYDVGIAEQHGAVSAAGLATGGLHPVFAVYATFLNRAFDQVLMDVALHRCGVTFVLDRAGITGTDGASHNGMWDMSILQCVPGLRIAAPRDADQVRAQLREAVQVEDAPTVVRYSKGAVGPAVSAVGRIGGMDVLRRPEGEAADVLLVSVGALAPMCLEIAALLDKQGISTTVVDPRWVKPVDEALPPLAEQHRVVVTVEDNSRVGGVGSAVAQALRDAGVDVPLRDFGIPPRFLDHAARKEVMAEIGLTAPDIARQVTGLVARIDGRLADAPAEAARD